A stretch of DNA from Macrotis lagotis isolate mMagLag1 chromosome X, bilby.v1.9.chrom.fasta, whole genome shotgun sequence:
TGTTGAGGTTCTACCTCTACCACTAATTCAAGTCTTTATTGCATTTCTTCTGAACTATTTAATCAAGGAAGGAGCCTCATGGAAAAACctcatgaaataaaaatttccttcaaattcaaaGTCAAATGactatatttgtatacatatatctatattgagttacatatttatttatttgtgcatattggtgtatatgtatacacatagatATTACACCTGTGACACATGCTGTATAGCTCTGAACATGTAAATCCCCAAACCCCTGAGGACTCTAGGCTAGaaattctctaaaattataaatttcttagAAGGTgcaaaactggggcagctaggtggtgcagtggatagagcaccagccctggagtcaggaccacctgggttcaaatctggcctcagacatgtaataattacctagctgtgtggccttgggcaagtcaattgacCCCACAggcttgcaaaaaacaaaaataaaaacaaaagagagaaagagagagagagagagagagagagagagagagagagagagagagagagagagaggccaaaCTGTATTGATAAAAGTAGGCAAAAATAGGCTTCTTTATCTAGAATTTTCTTATGTTAATGAAATCATATGTCCAGTTTCTTTCCCTAACTAGTTCTACAAGTAGATGTAAATACACAACTGTTTGTGTTAAGAGTGGAATAATTTACAATAGTGTGGGCTCTAAGTTTTGCCTGTGATACATGCTAGCTAGTAGGGCATGAGCAAATCACCTAATCTATTACTATCCTAAGGCAACCCTCTAAGACTTTCAGTTCCAGATCTTTTAGTGTAGAGTACACCAATAAAATGATAggtctgggaaaaaaaataaaaaaaaagtaaaatgcatttgtttataattatttcagATGTAAAGTCCATATAATACAAAgataatgaatgttttaaaataatcttcAATAAATCAGTTCAAACTGCCCATGACATCATAGATATTTTATCaactaatttaaaaatcatttctatgATACTGGATCTGTCTTAATTCTATCTTAACCTTGTCCATCATTTGTAAGATTTATACTGAGATTAGTGCTATTAGGAAGTGATATGGTGATTGATACTTGTCTCATGATCCTAAAATTTAAGTGAGATAAAATAATCAAAggaatatgtaaaatgagaaggtagaCCAGAAATTATTTCACTTCCTCTGACCCTGATTCCTCATTTGTTCTGCTTTTatttgtgccatctagctgccccatcacctttttttttttgacattttcttcctcCAGCAGGGAACaggggtaggaagggaagaaatgTTTTCAGTCATGAATCAGCCCAGAAAGCTTCTGTTGTGATGAGTGAATTTTGAGAAAATTCTAACAAAGAGaatgttgactttttaaaaatattttatttgagttttacaatttttccccccaatcttacttccctcccccactctccccacagaaagcaatttgtcagtcttcacattgtttccatgttgtacattgatccaaattgaatgtgatgagggagaaatcatatccttaaggaagaaacataaagtataagagataacaagatcagacaataagatatcagtttttttttctaaattaaagggaatagtccttggactttgttaaaactccatggctctttatctggatacagatggtattctccattgcagacagccccaaattgtccctgatagttgtaCTGAGGAAataagtgtgtccatcaaggttgaacatcgcccccatgctgctgttagggtgtacagtatttttctggttctgctcatctcactcagcatgtaaatccctccaggcttccctgaattcccatccctcctggtttctaatagaacaatagtgttccatgacatacatataccacagtttgctgagccattccccaattgaaggacatttatttgatttccaattctttgccactacaaacagggctgctatgaatatttttgtacaagtgatgtttttacccttttttccatcatctcttcagggtatagacctagtagtggtattgctggatcaaagagtatgcaatgttgtatttttaaaaataaatttttaaattttcagttctgaattcctTCTCCCCactaaaaaaggggaaaaaatgaaagtacgaatgaaaataaaaagttacGTTTTGATCTGTGATCTGataccatcaattctttctctggaggcagacaacatttttcatcataagtcctttggaattatcttagatcattttattgctgagaatagctaggTGATTCAGctgttcatcatacaatattgctattgttttgtataatgttctgctggttctgctcacttcactttgcatcagttcatctaagtattttcaggcttttctgaaatcatcctgtttgtcatttcttatagcaacaatattccatcacaataatataccacaacttgttcagccattccccaattgataagcattccctcaattttcatttttttgccaccacaaaaagaactacaaaaaatatttttgttcaaatgggtcctctccctgtcccctttaaaaaatctctttgggatacagacctaatattATTGCTCGATCAAAAAGTATATACAATTTTATAGCTTTTtgttcatagttccaaattgctttctagaaagaTAGATCAGTTAATACTCTGCCAACAGTTCATTAaagtcctagttttcccacatcccttccaacatttatcattttcctttactattCTATTAGCCAATTTgaggtgtgagatagtacctcagagtgattttaatttgcatttctctaatcaataatgatgtaaTAATGTAGaacatttttgtatttctatagatagttttgatttttttgatctGAATATTTTTTGGCCATCAATTAATtagaaaatgacttgtattcttataaattggattccaatttctatatatttgagaactaTATCCtggctctaatttttttttctgtgttctaatttccttctaattttggttgttctgcttttatttgtgcaaaatcttttcaatttaacaatcaaaattattcatttcatatttcataatgCTTTCTACCTATGATTTGATCCTAAATAATTACATTATTGAACATCCAAACTTACTAAGGAAAACAGGAAATGAGAAAGACAACCAACTTTCTCAGTTTTGTAATTCACAGTCCAAAAGTTTGGAACATAGTAGGACCTTAACAATTCTTGGTGCTATTACAGTTTGTGCATCATGAAGAAATAGAACTTGGGTGATGTTATGATGGAATTCAATAAAAATAGCTTTGTTCAAGGATCCACTCAGTAAGATACCATAAGAATTATTTCATcattccccccccttttaattAAAGGAATCAGGGAAGGGAATATTCACAATCAGTTCAAATGTTCCTTTCTCAATGCATTTAAATAGTACAAAGAACAATCTGCCAGTTTATCatcaacaagaaaaagaaatgaattctacAAGACTTGGGGATATTACctcaaatgaaattcaaaaaaaatagcaaacaaaCCCATTACTGCATTTGGAGCTTGGACTAGGAGCAAGGATATATAAAGAAGGACTCAGGGTTGAATAATAGGATTGGTTGCCTGTATAGGTGGATTACATGCAAGGCTGCATACTTTAAATTTGTGTGGGGGAGTTGGGTAGAACAATCAAGATATTTCCTGATCTAGGAATTACACATTTCTGAACATCATTTTGTGGTCCATGAGAAGATTAGAGATTAGAAAGGGTATCTGTTttgaataaaaaacaaatcaaactcTTGGAGGCTACCAGCCCTCTTAAGATCACATCTTTAATCATTTGTGATTTAAGAATAGAAACCAAACTCATTGTTTAGCAGGCCACCAGATTATTAAAGCTTTCAGTGTTAGGCTGCAAAACCTGATGCATGGTTTTAATCGAAGGGTGAGCCTAGTATTCAGTTTTAGGAGACAACAACCCCTCCCAACAAACATACAAGGTAACAACCAATTAATTATACCCTGGCAATCATCTTCTCCAACCCTTCACAGGACTAGTCATTTCCTCCAGAGATTATGTCCTTCCTGATTTGACCAGCCACATCAGATGAGTCAGCCACTGTATTTGGGCGTGTCgatttaaagaagtttttttagGTTCTTTAACCTTGCTTGGGAATTAAATGCTAGTTGCTTCATTTTTAAGGTCATTTGAGGTGAAAAGTGTAGGAGTTTCTTTCTgaattctaattcttatttttcttttttttttttttgctttagattaAAATATCATGAACAAATAAAGATCCCTATTCGTTTTTTACTTTGGAAACCAAAAGTTTCAGGTTTGGCGTCTCCCAAATTACTCACAGGTTCAGTCATCACGCCTTGACACCTACTGTGGTAGGGAGGGTCTTGAGGAAATCAGGAGTTTGGGTGAGACTTTTCCCCTCGGAGAGAATCTTTTTTAAACTCGAGGATAGATTGGCATGTGCTCAGCACTCTAAGAGCTCGGGGGTTATAAATAAGGTGAGCGGGCATTGCCCCATCTCGGGCCGGCGCCAGAAGGGCTGGAGGGCTCTGCCAGTGTGGCGGGCGCGGGGCGCCTTCCCGCAGCCGGGGAGTGGGAGGCGGCTGCTCGGGACGCCGGCCGAGGGGGCTGCGGCAGCTTTCCAGCCCGAGGCTCCTCCCTGCCACACCTGGGCTGCCCGGGAAGGAGACGTGACAGATGGCAGACCTCGACCCCCCAAGCGGGCTGGCGCTCTCCGAGTTGGTAAGTTGGGCGCGTCGCCCCCAGCTCCCTCTTCTTCCTCGGGGCCGGGGGCAGCCACGCCAATTGTGCCGCTCGGGCAGAGTGAAATGACCCGCACTCGACTTTCTGGGAAATCTGACCCAAGATCTTCGGGTTAGTGCTTAATGCCTTCCAGTTCCCCGCTTTACTCCCAATAATCCAGTCCACACACGAGGGCAGTAGGGGATGACAGCCTGCTTCTTGGGAAATTTTGCATCTTTCAGCCAGGGTTCTGAATCCGCACAAGACTCTCCAACTGGGAGAAAGGCTTATTTATAGTTTATCTTGAAAGGATACCTTTCCTTAACCTTTCGGGAGACTGGAATCTGAAAGCAGAGCTAAAGGGCGGGTGAGGGGAGATAGGACCTGAGActcttataaaagaaaaatcagtattAAGACTTTTGAGCCCACAGGAATGGGAGCATCATTTTACTCAACTCTTTGTATTTGCTGTTAAGGGCTGAATCTCAGATAACTGAGTTTTCCCTCACCCAGAGATACATTCTTTTAGTTAAAAGCTAactcttctaattccaaatcatCATTTATATACCTCGCAGTTTTATTACTCCCCCTTTCCTTTATTCAGTTCTAAGCATTTGGGACTTTTGTCGATAGCTTCTCAAAGTAGCAATAATTTTCCGAGCAATATAGGGTAAAGACTGCCTGAAAATTAGGAGATAGTCTAACTTTTTCTTTAAGTGATTCGGTGCTCTTACAACTGGGGAAAGAAGGGTGTTAAAACATTCCATTCAATTCAGTGATTCAGCAATTTCTCCCCAGACTGGCAACCAGATGAAAGGATCTATTATTTGAAGGCCTCTGTTAGACTGTTCCAGACAAGAGCTGTATTAGCTTTGCCAACTAtaccctttctcttctctcaagtGACAGctaaaacttacattctaatcaaATGCACTATTAAATTATGGCTTCACTGGTCATTGTAACACAGAATTTAAAAGTTTGGATATTTCACCTGCCTGCTAGTATACAGGAgaaatactatattaaattataaaagtaaGTGAACATTACCTCCCACCAGCAAAATGATCTGAGGTTTAATTGCTTCAAGTCTGAAACACATTTAATCAGAGTTTACTATGTCCTTCTCATACATATCATATACCAAATTCTAGATTTTGTATATGAAGATATGAGACAAATTCTCTATTGACCATTGTcatgaaagtaagaaaaagagTAACAAATGTTAAATAATTCAACTTAACAGTTTTGCatataaatttagaactagagaTGTTTCTGGTACTTGGAGGATGAAcacttagaatttttttatattttaggtttttgcaaggcaatggggttaagtggcttgctcaaggccacagtcaggtactcctgactccaaggtgggtgctctatccactgcgccacctagctggcccagaAATTTATTTGTTAGTAAGTTTAACTTCCAGGCaatatctgttttgttttgaaaagtaAACATTACTGTGGAAGGAGGTAGCATGCTATACTAGGAAAAGCACTGTATTACAAACCAAGAAATCTTAGATTGGTTTTCACTCTGTCACAAATTATGACTATGGCATGTTGTTCAACCTATGTAGAGCTTTTGCTCTCTATAAACTGGGAGAGGTAAACTACATAAAACTTAAGATACTTTCCATTTTTAATCTTGTATGAATTTTTTCCTAGGGCAAATCTCTTCCATCCTTCTAAAAGTTATTAAATGACTCCCTGGCCAGATCATTGTGATCCTAACAGATATAGAAAGCATGGATAATCACAaacctacatttttaaaaaaaatctgagttttgATAATTCCAAAAATAGCATTAGCAAATGGGAAATTGGTATGATAGCCATTTACTGTCATAATTACAGAAAAAATCTCTCAGCTGAAACATTCTTTATTCACAACTCAACATAACATATCCAATGTCTTTATGAATATTTGGGATCAAGTAATGCACTAATATTACATGTTATCTGTTCACAGCAGTTGAGACAAGACTTGAAACAGGCACTATAAATTTTAATGTTATAAGCACTTTTAAGTAGTAGTGATTAGGTATAAGTAGTGTGGTGTAAAAGATATAATTGAATATGAGAATCAGGGACAAGATGTTCTCCATGAGCTACTAAAAAACCTTGTCATTTCTTGTACCAACTGTTGAGTGTCTCACAGTCATAAAATAAGGGATTATCCAGTTCAGAAATGTGAATGtggatttttaaagtcttttcaaATGGATCTCACCATGGTcattccctccaaaaaaaagagatcataGCTCATCCAAGTTTACATATCCTATGCAACTCTCATCCATGTCCTCCCACTTTGCCAAAGACTCTTCAAAGATGCttgtggggtaggggtgggggctTCTTGGATTTCTCTTGACATCACAAAGAATACCACTGGAACACAAGTTATCCCTCCTTGTTATgtgtttagctttttttttccaaggacaCAATTCTTGACAGCACTATTTACTCTGTATTGTAACATTTTGCAGCCTGCTCATAGGCACTTTGTGCCTCTCCattatactaatttttaaaattctgtagtTGTCATACTATTCTAACTCACACAACAGTCTTTATTTCTGGAGTTGGCATCATTAAACAAGTTTTATAATTTCACAGGAGCAATTTCATCCCAAAATTCAGAAACGTGTatcaaacattatattcaattttctggtttttttccaGGCAGAAGATTTACTACAGGAACTTCAGGTACACTTTCAAGGTCTGACCGAGACAATAACTTTCAAAAAtatccttttatattttaaaagaatgtacAGTGTTGCTCTGAAATTACTGATTAAGAAGTGCTTTCATGAACATTCCtggccattttctttctttctataaagCTTTTCTAGTATGTTATTGTTAAACAAACTACATATTTGCATTTTAGTGGTACATTCAGAgatataataatattcatttgcaggatgaaaaattatttcatactaAAGAGCTGGTATGTACTTTTCaaggataaaataatttatattcctCAGTATGTCAAAGATATAGGTATTCTGTCATTATGGAAACTCTTTCCACCAGTTGCCCGAGACTTCGAGatcttaaatgatttgcccacatTTACAGAGTTAGTATGTGTCATAGAGCTAGGATTTTAATTCAAAACTTCCTGCCAAGTTAACTCTAAGTACACATTATGGTGAGTGATAAAGAATGCTGGATGTGAAATCAGAGACCCTAAGATGAAATCTGGCATGGCCATGAAGGAGTTGGTCTATAAGACTTTAAGGTCCCTTCATACTAGAAGTATATATTTCCATGAGTATTACAGAAAGAAATCCCTAATACTTTATGATTGAAATCCCATTTTTTTACACTATTAAgcatcaaacattttttttttaaggttgttttttttttttttgcaaggcaaatggagttaagtggcttgcccaaggccacacagctaggtaattattaagtgtctgagactggatttgaacccaggtac
This window harbors:
- the HSBP1L1 gene encoding heat shock factor-binding protein 1-like protein 1 translates to MADLDPPSGLALSELAEDLLQELQVHFQGLTETITFKMEEMGSRIDDLQNNVTDLMVEAGIQNTKSK